A genomic region of Daphnia carinata strain CSIRO-1 chromosome 5, CSIRO_AGI_Dcar_HiC_V3, whole genome shotgun sequence contains the following coding sequences:
- the LOC130696225 gene encoding carboxypeptidase B-like produces MLTLLVLLVFSSVFAADPSAATEEVGIDEKALSYSGFQVWSITILSNGEREILRKITEQYNVEVWKEPKTDKAAATELLVAPQVQKELKVKLTQANISYVIKINDLQTTIDNGTAKHNTSSINTKAGHSMDWTSYHRLVDIYGYLSYLASTYPGRVELINIGTSYEKRPLYVVRIFNCSSSVVKPAIWIDGGIHAREWISPALATYIIRQLVEVPANEALLTNVDWYIMPVMNPDGYEYTHTSNRLWRKTRSVMSWTSCRGVDPNRNFGYKWGGLGTSTNPCSEVYKGTSAFTEPETLATSNFIKSKASSIKLYLTLHSYGQSALIPWGYDVVYPSDYSDMLTLAKAAVAKFSKYRYSVGNSAALYYPAAGGSDDWAKSIGIKYSYTFELSDTGAYGFLLPASNILPVCQDFFPALDVFAAKVATL; encoded by the exons ATGCTGACGCTGCTCGTCCTACTGGTCTTCAGTTCGGTATTTGCCGCAGACCCATCTGCTGCTACAGAGGAAGTCGGAATAGACGAGAAAGCTCTTTCGTATTCCGGATTCCAGGTTTGGTCAATAACAATCCTTTCAAATGGAGAACGTGAAATTCTAAGAAAAATCACCGAACAATACA ATGTTGAGGTGTGGAAAGAACCCAAAACTGATAAAGCGGCGGCAACTGAATTGCTAGTAGCTCCACAAGTTCAGAAGGAACTGAAGGTGAAACTGACACAAGCAAATATCAGCTATGTGATCAAGATCAACGACCTGCAGACTACCATCGACAACGGAACTGCGAAGCACAACACAAGCTCTATTAACACAAAAGCAG GCCATAGCATGGACTGGACAAGCTATCACCGATTAGTTGATATCTACGGTTACTTGAGTTACCTAGCCTCCACTTACCCTGGTCGCGTTGAGCTAATCAACATCGGTACCTCGTACGAGAAGCGACCGCTCTACGTTGTTCGCATTTTCAACTGCTCTTCATCTGTCGTTAAGCCCGCCATTTGGATTGACGGAG GAATTCACGCAAGGGAATGGATTTCCCCGGCTTTGGCTACTTACATCATCCGGCAATTGGTTGAAGTGCCTGCCAACGAGGCTCTTCTGACCAACGTTGACTGGTACATCATGCCCGTCATGAATCCCGATg GTTATGAATATACGCACACCTCCAATCGGCTTTGGCGTAAAACTCGTTCTGTGATGAGCTGGACAAGCTGTCGTGGTGTAGATCCAAATCGTAACTTTGGTTACAAG TGGGGTGGTCTGGGAACCAGCACGAACCCATGCTCGGAAGTCTACAAGGGCACTAGTGCCTTCACAGAGCCGGAGACTCTTGCCACTTCGAATTTTATCAAAAGCAAAGCCAGTTCGATTAAA ctTTACTTGACCCTGCACAGCTATGGCCAGTCCGCTCTGATTCCTTGGGGTTATGACGTCGTTTACCCGTCAGATTATTCTGATATGTTGACGCTAGCCAAAGCTGCCGTTGCAAAATTCAGTAAATATAGATATTCGGTTGGTAATTCGGCCGCTCTTTATTATCCTGCTGCAG GTGGTTCTGACGATTGGGCCAAATCTATTGGTATCAAATACAGTTACACCTTTGAGCTGTCTGACACTGGCGCCTACGGCTTCCTTTTACCGGCTTCTAATATTTTGCCAGTGTGCCAGGATTTCTTCCCCGCTTTGGACGTCTTTGCTGCAAAAGTAGCAACTTTATAA
- the LOC130696221 gene encoding lachesin-like translates to MAQLLASSISTWIWIGTLCLTATAPLIAAGRVHSDSPSLGFEPEFTESMTNVTVATGRDAVLSCSVTNLGGHKVGWVKADTKAIQAIHLTVVTHNPRVSVEHVGSNQWKLIIKNVRKDDAGFYMAQINTDPMKSQVTYLDVTEPPDIIDERTPGEIRVRENEAVKLTCEARGNPAPRITWKREDGHDLHLTSRDEHKGAGGSFRNRSHGSPAVYSVEGETLRITHVSKRHMGVYYCIASNGVPPSVSKRVAVTVLFAPTVTVDNQIVGVPLGTNVTLGCVVESSPKSINVWYREDKMIANSSRLGYEEKIESSYRVRMILTISHFRKTDVGKYECRCRNEHGEAEGTVKLHDLRPLITTTTTTPLPIFMMGENDIYPLIVGTTAWTLVSQRDRVLTTTGRPRYTAVDFPTQPIGDAEFLPSGSASSNNHNRHGHEMMKATLRPRSGGHSSSSSPALLASWSLLFILASTVLLLDMVMS, encoded by the exons ATGGCCCAGCTGTTGGCTTCCAGCATCAGCACTTGGATCTGGATCGGCACGCTCTGCCTGACTGCCACAGCGCCTTTGATTGCTG CGGGTCGTGTGCATTCGGACAGCCCTAGTTTAGGGTTTGAACCGGAGTTCACGGAAAGCATGACCAACGTGACAGTTGCCACTGGCCGAGACGCGGTGCTCAGCTGCAGCGTCACCAATCTTGGTGGccacaag GTCGGCTGGGTGAAAGCCGACACCAAAGCCATCCAAGCCATCCACTTGACGGTCGTGACGCACAATCCACGCGTCTCGGTCGAGCACGTCGGCTCCAATCAGTGGAAATTGATCATCAAGAACGTACGGAAGGACGACGCCGGTTTCTATATGGCACAAATTA ACACCGATCCGATGAAGAGTCAG GTGACTTACCTTGACGTGACAGAACCACCGGACATTATCGACGAGCGGACGCCCGGAGAAATTCGCGTTCGGGAGAACGAGGCGGTCAAGTTGACATGCGAGGCCAGAGGTAACCCCGCGCCGCGCATCACGTGGAAACGTGAAGACGGCCACGATTTGCATCTGACCTCCCGGGACGAACACAAAG GCGCTGGAGGATCTTTTCGGAATAGAAGTCACGGCAGTCCGGCTGTGTACAGCGTCGAAGGGGAGACATTGAGGATCACCCATGTGTCTAAACGCCATATGGGCGTTTACTATTGCATCGCATCCAACGGCGTTCCGCCGTCCGTTAGTAAACGAGTCGCCGTGACTGTTTTGT tcgcTCCGACGGTAACGGTGGACAATCAAATTGTGGGCGTGCCTTTGGGGACAAACGTGACTCTCGGTTGTGTAGTCGAGTCATCGCCAAAATCGATCAACGTCTGGTACAGGGAAG ACAAGATGATCGCCAATAGCAGTCGGTTGGGTTACGAAGAGAAGATCGAATCGTCTTATCGTGTCCGCATGATCCTGACAATATCGCATTTTCGCAAAACGGACGTTGGCAAGTACGAGTGTAGGTGCAGGAACGAGCACGGCGAGGCTGAAGGCACCGTCAAACTGCACG ACTTGAGGCCGTTGAttacgacgacgacgacgaccccGCTACCTATTTTCATGATGGGTGAAAATGATATTTATCCGTTGATTGTCGGCACGACGGCGTGGACGCTCGTTTCGCAGCGCGATCGCGTCTTGACCACCACTGGCCGGCCTCGATACACGGCCGTCGATTTCCCGACGCAGCCGATCGGAGATGCCGAATTCCTACCGTCCGGATCGGCTAGCAGCAACAATCACAACCGACACGGTCATGAAATGATGAAAGCTACATTGCGACCGCGTTCAGGGGgacattcttcttcttcttctcccgcATTGCTCGCAAGTTGGAGTCTTCTCTTCATTCTGGCCTCTACGGTTCTCCTGCTGGACATGGTGATGTCGTAA
- the LOC130696229 gene encoding trypsin alpha-3-like produces MARQILLIVGLSFYLMVWSAAASSIRFNAIEGDPSDRNRGDEAEVDQIVGGTAVREGAIPYQAALLRNGGFFCGGSLIASNYILTAGHCCKAVRSPKDLTVVLNSIKYKPGERSRNAVVQTVTKIIMHEKYSEAGGNIENDVCLLKLSAPVNLKSAKLPAASCNPREHVGKTATTSGWGQTTPGQSTGQSSSSLLQVKLTVMCNVQCQEKYKNTSIKISNSEICAYDNGKDSCFGDSGGPLVVDGVLVGVVSGGGNGGCAAVGEPGYYARVSCFMSWINKNKQ; encoded by the exons ATGGCTCGTCAAATCCTTTTG ATTGTAGgtctttccttttatttgATGGTTTGGAGTGCAGCCGCATCGTCCATTCGTTTCAACGCCATAGAAG GAGACCCTTCGGACCGCAACAGAGGTGACGAAGCTGAAGTTGACCAAATCGTAGGTGGAACAGCCGTCAGAGAAGGAGCAATTCCCTACCAG GCTGCTCTTTTGAGGAACGGAGGCTTCTTTTGTGGGGGATCGCTAATCGCCAGTAACTACATCTTGACTGCTGGCCACTGTTGTAAAGCAGT GCGAAGCCCGAAGGATTTAACGGTTGTATTGAACAGCATTAAGTATAAACCTGGGGAACGCAGCCGCAATGCTGTAGTTCAGACGGTAACCAAGATTATTATGCACGAGAAGTACAGTGAAGCCGGTGGCAACATA gaaaATGATGTCTGCCTGCTTAAATTAAGTGCACCGGTGAATCTCAAATCAGCTAAGCTTCCCGCCGCAAGCTGCAATCCCAGAGAGCATGTTGGAAAGACTGCGACGACCAGCGGATGGGGACAAACTACACCAG GGCAATCAACAGGGCAGTCATCTAGCTCCTTATTGCAAGTGAAGCTCACGGTTATGTGCAATGTACAATGCcaggaaaaatataaaaacacttCAATTAAAATCAGCAACTCGGAAATTTGTGCTTACGACAATGGCAAGGATTCGTGTTTC GGTGATAGCGGTGGACCTCTAGTCGTTGATGGAGTTCTAGTCGGTGTTGTCAGTGGTGGAGGCAATGGCGGCTGTGCAGCTGTAGGCGAACCCGGCTACTATGCCCGTGTCAGTTGCTTCATGAGCTGGATTAACAAGAATAAACAATAA